In Microbulbifer sp. THAF38, the sequence AAAGCGTTGAACCAACGCTTGGTAGCGGCTTCTGTGGAAATTTTTTCCTCTTCAGCAAGACGCTGCACCAACTGTGCAGCCCGACAGGGATCACCATTGGGATGATCCTGGGTCAGAGTGGCCAGCAAGCAAGTATTTTCTGCAGAGGATTCCAGGAATGGGTTTTCCCTGAACATTACCAGGCTTTCTATAATCTGCTCGCCACTGCTATCCGCAAGCATCAGATAAGCGGGTTCCGCCAATACCTGAAAGCGCGGGTAGCGGCTGGCAAACTCCTGTCCCAGTGGCGTATTGCGAACTTTTAAAACTTCGAGACCGCGCACCATTTCTTTTGGCTGCAAGGTGCGCACCGAATTTGTCAGTCGCAAGCTGAGGGAAAACTTCAGCATATAAGGGCTTTTGCCACTATAAATAGCGCGCAGTGAGGAGGTCGCCCGCCATGGCTCACACCCTTCGCCCAGCTCAATAATTTTTCCGCTCGCAACTAACTCTGCAACACGAGGATCTTCACCGAGTTGACGCCACTGCCAGGGATGTGCCGGGATAGCTACAAACCCCTGCGGGGCTGCCGGAGCAGCATCTGTTGCACGGACCAGTTCGGCAAACTGCGCTTCACTGATTTCCGCCCCACTGGCTCCGCGTAAATAATCCGGGTCCACCCCCAACCACACCAGGGCAAAGCTATTGCCAAATTCTGGTGCAAAACGTTCGGCATCCTCATCGGTGAATGGATCACGGCTTTTAGGGGTCGGGTGAATAGAGTGGCCACACAAAAGTGCCTGCTCCGCCTCGGCAAAAGTCAACGGCTGCGTAAATAGCTTTTCAGTATCGGTTCTGCGTGCTGCCAGCGCCTGAGCCATGTTTTTTACGCTGGCCGAGACCCGGCGGGTAAACTGCACTCTCGACTCTGTGGTAGCGCCGGAAAAAAACGCGGGCTCCTGTGCAACCAGCTGTGCCGCTTCGGCTAGCTCAATAGCTTTGCTGGCGCCATCCGCAGTTTTCCATACCATAGGCAAGGCGAATTGATGCCTGCCACATTTACTGCGGTAAGAGGCATTCAACCAAAGTTCTTCACCACTGGCGGGCAGAGGAATACTCACCGCTGGCAGGCTGATGCCTTCGGGGAGTTGCTCGCCAGTCAGCTCATGCCAGACAGCACTATCCGTTTCCCGGATTAGCGCATTGAAGAAACAGTTGGCTGACATTCTTTCCGCAGCCATATTGACCTCGGTAAGCCCGGCAGTCATAACTGGGTTTTGAGCAAAAGCATCGCCATCAATGCAGCCGGCATTAGCCGCATCGGATTGAGGATTATTCATGGTGGTGATTCTTTTTTGAGCTAAATCTAAGTGAGAATGGTTTGCATTAGCCTTATGATGCAGGTAAATTTCTCGCACTTCAAGCCCGCTGCTAGAGAAATTATCTGGCTGTGAACTCATGCACAGGAAAGGGTCGCACTTTTTGTGCATTCTTATTTATTTGTTGTGGAGCCCCGGATGCGGAAACCCCAGAACCGCTCAAAAAATCACCAGTGTAAAATCAATATGGTGGTGGCCAGCCAGGGAGCCGCCCAGGTTGTCCTTCTGACTCAAATTCCGCTCATAGTCGAGCGCTGCGGCCTAAGCCTGGCCAGTATTGGGGGGCTTGTAGCCCTGGGGACTTTTTGCCTGATGATTGCCGGGCCACTCTGGGGGGAAATGGGTGACAGGATTGGCCGCAAGCCAGTACTACTCGCAGGCTTAACCGGTGCCCTACTGGCCCAGTGCCTTTTTGTTGCACTGCTAATAGCCATGTCCCAGGGATATCTTGACGAAGGCAACGCTCTTATCGCACTGGCGATCAGCCGAATTATTTATGGATTAAATGCCGCGGCCATCTATCCCTGCTGCCAGGCTTGGGCCATCGACTTGGGAGAAGCGGATAAGCGCTTATCCATTCTTTCAGGCTTGAGTGCGGCAGCCAATCTGGGACGAGGTCTCGGCCCCCTGCTTGCCCTGCCGGCACTTCTGGCTGGTGCACTGTGGCCGTTGGCCTGGTTAATCCTGTTACCGTTAAGTGCCCTGCTGCTAACTGCCGGATTACCCAAAGGCGAGAGTCATGTGCCGGAAGTACAATCCCCTGATAATTCTTCTCTTCCCCCCGGCGCTATTGCGCTTTTTGCCACCGCTCTGCTGGGTACCGTTAGTGTCGGTCAGCTACAGGTGGTTATGGGCCCTGCTCTTCAGGATCTCTATGGTCTCAGCGCTATGGGGGCTTCGTCGACCACCGCCGTATTGTTGGCTGCGGTGGCGATTTGTGGGTTCCTGGTTCAAGTGGGGTTGGTGCGAAAGCTCAAAGCGCCACAAGTGAGTTTTATGCTAGGAGTGACCTCCCTGTGCACGGGCACTATATTGCTAGCTAGTACTTTGGGTAGCCTGTTCGCCGCTGCCGGACTACTGATCTTTGTGGTGGGGGTCGCTTTTTTGGTGCCGGGCTACAGCGCGCTTTTAAGCCAATCGCAACAGCGTGGCGGCAGGCTGTTTGGGCTGCTGTCACTGATGCATACCGGTGGCTACACCATCGGCTTTGCTGTCGGTGGCTGGCTGTATGAGAGAGAACCACAGCAACCCTTACTTGGATTGCTGATCAGCGTCTCCTTAATCGCGCTTTTTGCCGTAGTCGCCAGCTTGATCGGCAAGAGGAAAAAACTGCAGCAGGCGCAATACGATTGTTAAATCTGTATCTAATGGATCGAGAGGAGGGGTGGCTAGATGCCCCCCCAAAACTTACCAAAATTTACTAAAGCTCAAAGGTACCGTTGCCAAAATTCTGCCTGACCAAATTCTTCCTCTAAGGTGTAGGGTTTGAAGCCCACCCTGCGGTAAGCATTCTTTGCCGCAAGATTTTTTTCCAACACCTCCATCGTCAGTTTGCAACACCCTCTCTTTTTTGCCTCTTGCGCCACAAAATCTATCATTGCGGCACAAACGCCCTGGCCCCGGGCACGCTCGCTAACGATAACATCGTGAATATTCACCAGGGGCAGACACGCAAAAGTCGAAAAACCAGTAAAACAATTCACCAGGCCTAAGGCTTTATCATCGTCATAGGCCAGTACACTGAAAGCACCGGGAAAATCCGCGAGTTTAGATACCAATTCATTGCGGCACTGCTCCGGTAATGGCCCCCCGCCACCAAAGGGATGACGGGAGTATTCTTCCATTAAAGTAATGATATCTTCAGCATGGCGGCGGTCTGAATAATTCGCCAGAACCACGTGAACTGCAGTGGAGGTCTCCTGGGTAACCAAGGCCATTTTTATTTCTCCGAAATTTTTTCTGCAGGAAAAGCGCGCAACGGCTCATTGGACCCTATGTAAACAAATTTCTGATAATTTGGCGATTAATACTCAAAATTTAAGTTGGTCGAGCTTTTCTGCTCATTTCTTTCTTTTCTGGAATCCAACAGAGAAGAGAAAATCAAACCAAGGGCTCCCTTTCCAGCTCTTGATTAAGTGGAATATCCACCTCGCCCGCAGCATCAACAACATCTGTCTCTTCAGAGTTAGAGAGGTAGCCACGCAAGCGGGTTCGCCGGGCCTGCAGCTGTCGCATACGCAAACGGTGCCGATCGACAAATCCAGAACGCACGGGTCTACGTTGTCGTCTGCTGGGACCCGAGTGATTTCGCCTCGCCATTATTCTTCCCTTTATAAGACCCAAACCTAAAAACTAGTCATCCTTGAGGTTAGTTCAAACCCCCTTGGCCCGCAGGAATAAAGTCGCTATCCTGCCAACATAATGTCCAATTGGTCATCTCAGGATACAACAGCATTGCACCCGCTAGATCATCTATTAAAAAATAACCACCACTGGTCCGAGGCCACCCGCAAGGAAAACCCGGACTTTTTCCTCAAGCTGTCTAAGCAGCAATCACCAGAATATCTTTGGATAGGCTGCGCAGATAGTCGCGTGCCGGCTAATGAAATTGTCGGCCTGCTGCCCGGTGAACTGTTTGTACACCGCAACGTCGCCAATGTAGTGGTGCATTCAGACCTCAACTGCTTATCTGTTTTGCAGTACGCCGTAGAGATTTTGAAGGTGAAGCACATTATTGTTTGCGGCCATTACGGCTGTGGCGGTGTACAGGCAGCCCTACACAACGAACAACTCGGTTTAATCGACAATTGGTTACGCCACATTCAAGACGTGCGCGACAAGCATCACACTCTGGTCGACCTATTCCAGGAGCAGCAGCGCACTGACCTACTGTGCGAGCTCAATGTCCTTGAGCAAGTCATCCATATCTGCCAAACCACAATCGTGCGCGACGCTTGGCGCTCAGGGCAGCCACTCTCCGTCAACGGCTGGGTCTATGGATTGAAAGACGGCTTGGTACACGACCTGGGAATATCCATTCGCCACCCCGGAGAGATCGCGGATGTGTATCAGAATGCGCTGGCCACTATTTCCCAGGGCAATAACGAATAGCAGCGCCCTCCTACAGTCTCCCTTATATTTGCCTAGGGTCTGTTAACAATAAGTACCCAACCCCGGCTGCCTTAACAGCCGGAGACTGCCAGTTAACGCGGGGGTGCCATGCCTAAATATCGCCAGTGGGAATGCCAAAACTGTGGCTGGATCTATGATGAGGCCAAAGGCTGGCCGGAGGACGGTATTGCTCCAGGAACCCGCTGGGAGGATATCCCCGAGGACTGGTGCTGCCCCCAGTGCGGTGCCAGTAAACAGGATTTTTCAATGCGCGAGCTGGGTACACCGGAAGGTGGCGCAGCTTCCCCTGAAACATGCCCTAGCTCCCCTTCGCCATCCCATAAAAGCACCATCACTTTTCGCATTTGGGAGTGCATGGTTTGCGGGTGGGTCTACGACGAAGCCCAGGGCTGTCCGGAAGAGGGCATAGCGCCCGGCACCCGCTGGGAGGATATCCCGGAGGACTGGTGCTGCCCGCAATGTGGTGTGGGCAAGGAAGACTTCGATATGGTGCTGGTATCTTCGGCACCGGAGCAAATAAAAAGCGACAAAGAGCCGAGCCGCCACAAAGCCTCCACCGCTCTTACGGAAAATCGGGGCCCACTAGTGATTATCGGCACCGGCCTGGCCGGATATAACCTGGCACTGGAATTCCGCAAACACGACCGCACCAGCCCCCTAATGCTGATCTCCAGTGACGATGGCACCTTTTACTCAAAGCCCCTATTGTCCGCTTCTCTTTCCCATGGCAAAACAGCCTCGCAATTATGCCAAGCCAGTGCCGAGGAAATGGCCCGCAGGTTGAACGCGCAAATTCTGGTGCATACCCATGTCATTTCCATATCTCCCCATTCCAGAGCACTGACCCTGCGGCAGGAAGCCGGGGGCCACACAGCAAACATGCATTACGACCGACTGGTATTGGCCACAGGAGCCCAGTGTCGCAAACTGCCAGCTATCGCTGGTGATGCCCACGCGCGGCTATTTCGAATCAATAACCTGACTGACTACCATCGCTTTCGCACCGCGCTCGTCGGGTGTCAACGGGTGCTATTGATGGGCGCAGGTCTCATAGGCTGTGAATTTGCCAACGATTTGGTACAAGCTGGCTTTAACGTAACGGTAGTTGACCCACAAGACTGGCCACTCGCCTCTCTGCTGCCAGAGGCCGCTGGTCGCGATCTTCAGGGGGTACTGAGTGATAATGGGGTGCGTTTTAATCTGGGCAGGTCCATACGTTCACTGAGTCACAGTACAAACGGCATTGAGGCCAAGCTCGATAACGGTAAAATATTAGAAGCTGATATTGCCCTGGCAGCATTGGGCCTGGAAGCCGATACCACTTTGGCCAAAACTGCGGGACTCAAAACTCAACGGGGAATTACCGTCGACCGAAGCTTACAGACCAGTGACCCATATATATTTGCTATCGGCGACTGTGCAGAACTGGAAGGCCACCAGCTCTTTTATGTCGCCCCTCTAATGACTTGTGCCCGCGCACTGGCGCTAACTTTAAGCGGTGAACCCTGCCCTGTATGCTATGGGGTTATCCCCGTTGCGGTTAAAACGACACTGCGCCCAACTACCGTATGTCCACCCCAGCTAGGTGCCGAGGGCAGCTGGCAAATTTCTTCTGACAATGATGGCGTCTGCGCCGAGTTTCGCAATCACCATGGAGAACTGCTGGGCTTCGCCCTAATAGGTGCCGCAATCGCAGAGAGAGAGCGGCTCGCCAGCGAATGTGCGCCACTTATGAACGATAAGTCATTTGAATAGCTGTATTCGAGCATCTTTCACTAGCTTGCGAGGCAAGACGCGCAATCAGTGCGCTTTTGCCGTAAAATGGTCGGCTAGCACAGTTTTTGTACAAGCAACCATCGTATGTCGACAGAAAGAAGCCCTATTATCACGCCCTCCCCTCAACAAAGCCGCCTGTTACGCGATACTCTGGGGCAATTCGCTACCGGAGTCACGGTGATTACCACCCGGGATTCAAAGGGCCAACCTGCGGGAATGACCGCCAACAGCTTTAATTCTGTATCCCTAGACCCCGCTCTAGTGTTGTGGAGTATCGACAAACAGTCTCTAGGCTATGAGGCCTTCACCACTCGCGAACACTTCGCCGTACACGTACTGCGCGCTGACCAACAGCACGTTTCCAACCTGTTTGCCGGTCGTGGGGCCGATAAATTTGGACAGATTCAATGGAAAGAGGGCCCCGATGGCATACCTCGGCTGGAAGAGTGCGCCGCCTATTTCCATTGCCGTCGAGCCCAATGTATTGAGGGCGGTGATCACACCATTCTATTGGGAGAGGTACTGGAGTTTTGCGCTTACGGCGGCGAACCCTTGGTTTTCCACCGGGGGCGCTACCGCGCCTTGGCTGGGGAATAGGAATCTATAGAAGGATTCCACAAGCAATTTTTCGAAGAGGGCCAAGGGCCCTCTTCCTTTATCCTGTTTCTATTCATTAAGTTTGTACAAAATATTTAGAATCCTACCAAAGTTAGCAGCCGATAAACTTTGGTACCCCAATCATCCCATCGTCATAATTCCATGACAGACTCAAAAAATTCTCCGGGGAGTTTAGCGACAGTGAATCCAGGCACTCTTTTTTGCTTCGCCCATCGTGGATACCAGCTTCGAGCCAGTGAAAACACGCTGCAGGCCATAAGCCAGGCTCTGGAATTAGCCATCGGCGGTATTGAAATTGATGTCTGGAATATCGGCGGACAATTGCTAGTTACACACGATAGGCGCTTGGGAAGGCTGCTTTCCGGCAACGAATTGATAACCGATCTTCACCCGGATACTTTACGTGAGCGTACCTTACCCTGTGGCAACAAAATTCCGACCCTACGGGAGGTATTGGAATTAGTCGGCAGCAGTGCCCAACTCAATATAGAGATCAAGGGCCCCAACTCAGCAGCGCTGATAGCGAAAGAAATCCGAATGTTCGTCAGCGACGAAGGAGCGAGCTTCGAACAATATATTGTTTCCTCTTTTGATCATCGCCAGCTGCACGAGTGCTTACATCTAATACCAGAGGTGCGCCGCGGTGTTTTATTCAGCGGTATTCCCCTGGATCTGGCCGCGAGTACAGAGCCTCTCAAAGCTTACTCATTACACACCTGCCTGGATTTTCTCGAGGCCGATTTGATCGCCGATGCGAAACGCAGGGGTTTAAAAAACTATGTTTTTACCGTTAACAACCCAGACGACTTATTACTGCTAGCCACCCAGGGTGTGGATGGTGTCTTTACCGATAAGCCACAAATAGTACTGGACTTCAATACGCAGGTTCTTGCGGGTACAAAATCCAGCTGAGGATTTCTCCCTAATGAGGGTGACGAATCGGCAACAAAAAACCCGGCATCCGCCGGGTTTTTTGTTGCCGATTTGAAGCTATGGAAAAGTTAGATTGGCAATGATCATCCTTTAAAGAAAACTAGGGAAACCGCCCCAATAAAAACACTCTGCCTCGTTAAAATTCTGCACTCGCACGCAGATACCAGAAGCCTCCGTTAAAACCAAACGGTGAAGTCAGAGCATGGCGTATGCCCAAGGATTGCATAGCTTCGTTTCTCTCACTATCCGGCTGTATATCGAAGATGTTTTCACCACCTATAGCTAATTTATAATTCTCATAGAGGGTAAAGGTTGCCTCTAAATCCACCAAAACTTCACTACCATAGCTATAGGTATCCGAAGCATCAGTTGGCCCAAACAAACCAGCGGTAGACTCCCAATCACCATAACGATTCAAACGCAAATAACCGCTGAATATAGCGCCAGTATCAATATCAAAAGTCAGTGTAGTGCGGTCACTGGGA encodes:
- a CDS encoding IucA/IucC family siderophore biosynthesis protein — encoded protein: MNNPQSDAANAGCIDGDAFAQNPVMTAGLTEVNMAAERMSANCFFNALIRETDSAVWHELTGEQLPEGISLPAVSIPLPASGEELWLNASYRSKCGRHQFALPMVWKTADGASKAIELAEAAQLVAQEPAFFSGATTESRVQFTRRVSASVKNMAQALAARRTDTEKLFTQPLTFAEAEQALLCGHSIHPTPKSRDPFTDEDAERFAPEFGNSFALVWLGVDPDYLRGASGAEISEAQFAELVRATDAAPAAPQGFVAIPAHPWQWRQLGEDPRVAELVASGKIIELGEGCEPWRATSSLRAIYSGKSPYMLKFSLSLRLTNSVRTLQPKEMVRGLEVLKVRNTPLGQEFASRYPRFQVLAEPAYLMLADSSGEQIIESLVMFRENPFLESSAENTCLLATLTQDHPNGDPCRAAQLVQRLAEEEKISTEAATKRWFNAFLDAVIEPLLIAQADFGILFGAHQQNLILSFDGALPVAGYFRDCQGSGYSRLGEELLKPYLPDLAQDSENVIDEEMANRLFVYYLIVNSCFGLICALSAAGLLSEHALLRQLRERLQLLYEGQRRDRSCLEYLLTADEIWAKGNFQCAVIGMNETTTDDPLSIYHTMVNPLQTAVEAETAEA
- a CDS encoding MFS transporter; translation: MRKPQNRSKNHQCKINMVVASQGAAQVVLLTQIPLIVERCGLSLASIGGLVALGTFCLMIAGPLWGEMGDRIGRKPVLLAGLTGALLAQCLFVALLIAMSQGYLDEGNALIALAISRIIYGLNAAAIYPCCQAWAIDLGEADKRLSILSGLSAAANLGRGLGPLLALPALLAGALWPLAWLILLPLSALLLTAGLPKGESHVPEVQSPDNSSLPPGAIALFATALLGTVSVGQLQVVMGPALQDLYGLSAMGASSTTAVLLAAVAICGFLVQVGLVRKLKAPQVSFMLGVTSLCTGTILLASTLGSLFAAAGLLIFVVGVAFLVPGYSALLSQSQQRGGRLFGLLSLMHTGGYTIGFAVGGWLYEREPQQPLLGLLISVSLIALFAVVASLIGKRKKLQQAQYDC
- a CDS encoding GNAT family N-acetyltransferase — protein: MALVTQETSTAVHVVLANYSDRRHAEDIITLMEEYSRHPFGGGGPLPEQCRNELVSKLADFPGAFSVLAYDDDKALGLVNCFTGFSTFACLPLVNIHDVIVSERARGQGVCAAMIDFVAQEAKKRGCCKLTMEVLEKNLAAKNAYRRVGFKPYTLEEEFGQAEFWQRYL
- the can gene encoding carbonate dehydratase, producing the protein MHPLDHLLKNNHHWSEATRKENPDFFLKLSKQQSPEYLWIGCADSRVPANEIVGLLPGELFVHRNVANVVVHSDLNCLSVLQYAVEILKVKHIIVCGHYGCGGVQAALHNEQLGLIDNWLRHIQDVRDKHHTLVDLFQEQQRTDLLCELNVLEQVIHICQTTIVRDAWRSGQPLSVNGWVYGLKDGLVHDLGISIRHPGEIADVYQNALATISQGNNE
- a CDS encoding FAD-dependent oxidoreductase; this translates as MPKYRQWECQNCGWIYDEAKGWPEDGIAPGTRWEDIPEDWCCPQCGASKQDFSMRELGTPEGGAASPETCPSSPSPSHKSTITFRIWECMVCGWVYDEAQGCPEEGIAPGTRWEDIPEDWCCPQCGVGKEDFDMVLVSSAPEQIKSDKEPSRHKASTALTENRGPLVIIGTGLAGYNLALEFRKHDRTSPLMLISSDDGTFYSKPLLSASLSHGKTASQLCQASAEEMARRLNAQILVHTHVISISPHSRALTLRQEAGGHTANMHYDRLVLATGAQCRKLPAIAGDAHARLFRINNLTDYHRFRTALVGCQRVLLMGAGLIGCEFANDLVQAGFNVTVVDPQDWPLASLLPEAAGRDLQGVLSDNGVRFNLGRSIRSLSHSTNGIEAKLDNGKILEADIALAALGLEADTTLAKTAGLKTQRGITVDRSLQTSDPYIFAIGDCAELEGHQLFYVAPLMTCARALALTLSGEPCPVCYGVIPVAVKTTLRPTTVCPPQLGAEGSWQISSDNDGVCAEFRNHHGELLGFALIGAAIAERERLASECAPLMNDKSFE
- a CDS encoding flavin reductase family protein produces the protein MSTERSPIITPSPQQSRLLRDTLGQFATGVTVITTRDSKGQPAGMTANSFNSVSLDPALVLWSIDKQSLGYEAFTTREHFAVHVLRADQQHVSNLFAGRGADKFGQIQWKEGPDGIPRLEECAAYFHCRRAQCIEGGDHTILLGEVLEFCAYGGEPLVFHRGRYRALAGE
- a CDS encoding glycerophosphodiester phosphodiesterase, whose protein sequence is MNPGTLFCFAHRGYQLRASENTLQAISQALELAIGGIEIDVWNIGGQLLVTHDRRLGRLLSGNELITDLHPDTLRERTLPCGNKIPTLREVLELVGSSAQLNIEIKGPNSAALIAKEIRMFVSDEGASFEQYIVSSFDHRQLHECLHLIPEVRRGVLFSGIPLDLAASTEPLKAYSLHTCLDFLEADLIADAKRRGLKNYVFTVNNPDDLLLLATQGVDGVFTDKPQIVLDFNTQVLAGTKSS